The proteins below are encoded in one region of Leishmania mexicana MHOM/GT/2001/U1103 complete genome, chromosome 27:
- a CDS encoding putative 60S acidic ribosomal subunit protein, with the protein MPSITTAKREYEDRLVDCLTKYSCVLFVGMDNVRSQQVHDVRRALRGKAEFMMGKKTLQAKIVEKRAQAKDASPDAKHFNDQCEEYNLLSGNTGLVFTNNAVQEITSVLDAHRVKAPARVGAIAPCDVVVPAGSTGMEPTQTSFFQALNIATKIAKGMVEIVTEKKVLNTGDKVDNSTATLLQKLNISPFYYQVNVLSVWDRGVLFTREDLMMTEDMVEKMLMEGLSNVAAMALGAGIPTSSTIGPMLVDAFKNLLAVSVATSYEFEEHNGKELREAAISGRLAGSGSAAAEPAAAAPAAPSAAAEEPEESDEDDFGMGGLF; encoded by the coding sequence ATGCCGTCTATCACCACTGCCAAGCGCGAGTACGAGGACCGCCTCGTCGACTGCCTGACCAAGTACAGCTGCGTGCTGTTCGTGGGCATGGACAACGTCCGCtcgcagcaggtgcacgaTGTGCGCCGTGCGCTGCGCGGCAAGGCCGAGTTCATGATGGGCAAGAAGACGCTGCAGGCGAAGATCGTGGAGAAGCGCGCGCAGGCCAAGGACGCGAGCCCCGATGCGAAGCACTTCAACGATCAGTGTGAGGAGTACAACCTGCTGAGCGGCAACACCGGCCTGGTCTTCACGAACAACGCTGTCCAGGAGATCACGTCTGTGCTTGACGCGCACCGCGTGAAGGCCCCGGCGCGTGTCGGTGCGATTGCCCCGTGCGACGTGGTTGTGCCTGCTGGTAGCACCGGCATGGAGCCGACCCAGACATCCTTCTTCCAGGCGCTGAACATTGCGACGAAGATTGCCAAGGGTATGGTGGAGATCGTGACGGAGAAGAAGGTGCTGAACACCGGCGACAAGGTGGACAActcgacggcgacgctccTGCAAAAGCTGAACATCAGCCCGTTCTACTACCAAGTGAATGTGCTGTCGGTGTGGGACCGCGGTGTGCTGTTTACCCGCGAGGACCTGATGATGACAGAGGACATGGTGGAGAAGATGCTGATGGAAGGCCTGAGCAacgtggcggcgatggcgctgggCGCCGGCATCCCGACGTCTTCGACGATTGGCCCGATGCTGGTGGACGCCTTCAAGAACCTGCTGGCTGTCTCCGTGGCGACCTCGTACGAGTTCGAGGAGCACAACggcaaggagctgcgcgaggccgcGATCAGCGGGCGGTTGGCCGGCTCTggctcggctgctgcggagcccgccgctgccgcgccggctgcccctagcgctgcggccgaggagccggaggagagcgacgaggacgacttCGGCATGGGCGGTCTCTTCTAA
- a CDS encoding putative choline/ethanolamine kinase, with the protein MVQFTDAWITDDPLLRQIQIVEVVLTHCASVLWKHNKEKLKSAPEWAVKLRASLKTKAKELDGDSSYRSPASCASQPPMTPQKKHNELVTASADSIVDTKNSEEDQPPPSTPTPQLPSSQQSFQVPLSHKHATTGATLPDAIPTRQGGSAIIDVAHTNVKTFSESCTCSSANRPHYPEVGAGNNRVRESRTGPSPPVTPSVLFSSCRNTDEHVEELGVPPTAETTRRSEVAAVRESSPLPIERSNTPELPSVPLQMKRLSGGITNELFHVYDEDDPSASVVVRVFGKETDRVISRESELFYQSLFIPTYVHGSNFLVYDYLDGYYTLLYQDMAAEAMPIARAIAAFQVRATRAALCDHGHPLLRDSQNREYWKIVDDQMLAAEGSTTSSYDTYKDESRFDRESNYLIDSLTKWVDLVLSQEIADRVHEDKRESFLMTGRSLQSACAWMLSMLERQKAYLPEGVCHNDLLSANVMIHKVRKDVRVIDFDYTKRSFLLYDVANHFNEYPGLDCDYDTYFPSDAHMSAFIAEYRRGMRDALEAAWAENLSPTTSNDGASREHEIFSNARELFWSDNEEAEAQVVAHWTRLAKLLTLASHVSWSVWSLLQEALSALDVDFLNYAQARYNRYLAVRAECSENL; encoded by the coding sequence ATGGTGCAATTTACCGATGCGTGGATCACGGACGAtccactgctgcggcagatCCAGATTGTAGAGGTGGTCCTCACTCACTGCGCCTCGGTGCTATGGAAGCACAAcaaggagaagctgaagAGTGCACCGGAGTGGGCGGTAAAACTTCGTGCTTCGCTCAAGACCAAGGCGAAGGAGCtcgacggcgacagcagctACCGGTCACCGGCGTCGTGCGCAAGCCAACCGCCGATGACGCCGCAGAAGAAGCACAATGAACTCGTCACTGCCTCGGCGGATTCGATTGTAGACACAAAGAACTCAGAGGAAGACCAGCCGCCACCGAGCACGCCCACTCCGCAGCTAccgtcgtcgcagcagaGCTTTCAAGTCCCCCTTTCGCACAAGCACGCCACTACCGGTGCGACCCTCCCCGACGCGATCCCGACAAGacagggcggcagcgccatcattGACGTGGCGCATACAAATGTAAAAACATTTAGCGAGAGCTGCacatgcagcagcgcgaacCGACCGCACTATCCCGAGGTCGGTGCAGGCAACAACCGAGTGCGCGAGTCCCGCACCGGGCCTTCGCCGCCCGTCACGCCTAGCGTATTGTTCTCGTCTTGTCGCAACACGGACGAACACGTAGAGGAGCTCGGCGTGCCACCGACAGCCgagacgacgcggcgcagtgAGGTGGCTGCCGTAAGGGAGAGCAGCCCATTGCCGATTGAGCGCAGCAACACGCCAGAGCTCCCTTCCGTGCCCCTGCAAATGAAGCGCTTGTCGGGCGGCATCACTAATGAGCTCTTCCATGTCTACGACGAAGACGACCCATCGgcgtcggtggtggtgcgcgtcTTTGGCAAGGAGACGGACCGCGTCATCTCGCGAGAAAGCGAGCTCTTCTACCAGTCTCTCTTCATCCCCACCTACGTCCATGGAAGCAACTTCCTTGTGTACGATTACTTGGACGGCTACTACACGCTTCTGTACCAGGAcatggcggcggaggcgatgccgATCGCGCGCGCCATCGCAGCATTCCAGGTTCGGGCCACGCGCGCTGCCCTGTGCGATCACGGccatccgctgctgcgcgactcGCAAAACAGGGAATACTGGAAGATTGTAGACGACCAAATGCTCGCAGCAGAGGGGAGCACGACGAGTAGCTACGACACCTACAAGGACGAGTCCCGATTTGACCGCGAGTCGAACTACTTGATCGACTCACTGACGAAGTGGGTGGACCTCGTGTTGTCGCAAGAGATCGCCGACAGGGTGCACGAGGACAAGCGCGAGAGCTTTCTCATGACGGGGCGCAGCCTGCAGTCGGCCTGTGCGTGGATGCTGTCGATGCTGGAGCGCCAGAAGGCTTACTTGCCGGAGGGTGTCTGCCACAACGATCTGCTGAGCGCCAATGTGATGATCCACAAGGTGCGAAAGGATGTGCGGGTGATTGACTTTGACTACACAAAGCGCAGCTTCCTGCTCTACGACGTTGCCAACCACTTTAACGAGTACCCTGGGCTCGACTGCGACTACGACACGTACTTTCCGTCGGATGCGCATATGTCCGCCTTCATTGCCGAGTACCGCCGCGGTATGCGGGATGCACTCGAGGCGGCTTGGGCAGAGAACCTCagccccaccacctccaacGATGGTGCTTCGCGTGAGCACGAGATCTTCTCCAATGCGCGGGAGCTGTTCTGGAGCGACAACGAGGAAGCCGAGGCGCAGGTCGTGGCGCACTGGACTCGACTTGCGAAGCTGCTCACCTTGGCTTCGCACGTGTCGTGGAGTGTGTGGTCACTTCTGCAGGAGGCTCTGTCTGCCCTGGATGTCGACTTTCTGAACTACGCCCAAGCTCGCTACAACCGCTACCTTGCCGTGCGGGCCGAGTGCTCGGAGAACCTGTGA